TGCTCCGGGATGCGGGCATCGAGCCCCATCGCTACTTGGCCCTGGCTCGAGGCTGGGTGCTCAACGCCGTGGCGGGCCTGTCCCCGGATCTACTGCTGGTGGACACGTTCCCAGGCGGCAGCTTCGGCGAGCTGGTGTCGGTGCTCGAGCTGGCGAAACACCGCGTGCTCGTCGCTCGACGAGTTCGGCAGCAGTTCGCCGACGAGGATCCGTACCAGGCCCTGCTGCCGCTCTACGAGCGACAGATCGTTCCCGACGAAGGCGGCGGCGGCCCGATTTTGCTTCGCGAACGCGAAGAACTCCTTCCTCGCGACGACGCGCGGCGCCAGCTCGGTGTCACCACTGACGCGCGAACCGTGTACCTGACTCTAGGTGGCGGCGGAGACGACGCGGCCGCGTCAGTGCTACCGCGCCTGACCGAGCGTCTGCGCACAGCGGGAATGCACGTGGTCGTCGGTGCCGGCCCCCTGTACCAAGGACCGGAGCTGCGCGGGGATGGCGTGGTGTGGATGGACCGCTACTGCCCAATGGAGCTATTCCCGGCCTTCGATGCCGCGGTTTCCGCAGGTGGCTACAACAGCTTTCATGAGCTGATGTTCGCGGGCGTGCCGACGGTGTTCATGCCCCAGCCACGCATCGCCGACGATCAACGCGAGCGCGTGCACGCCGCTCAGAAGGCGGGTGCGGGCCGCGTCGCCGAGCGCATGGACGACATCGTCACGCTGCTCGCTGCGCCGGGAAGCGCCGACGCCGCGCGCCGACTGGTTCCCCACAACGGTGCCAAGCTCGCGGCACTGCAAGCGCTGACGGACATGCTGCCCGCTGCGGATCTGGCCCTCGCGGATCAGCTGCTGGGGCCCGAGTTGATCGGCTTGTTTGCGGGGAGCTCCCTGAAGGACCGCGAGCAGGGTTTCGAACTGCTGCGTCTGCTGCTCGGCCGTACTCCGAGCGAGCGAGCCAAGCACGCGGCCCTGTGGCTGCAGTGGCAGGAGCAAGGTTCGCCGGCCAGCGACACGGCGCCGGAACGCAGCGAGTTCGCACGCCTTCTCGACCTGTTTCGCAACAAGCGCGTTCCGATGGAGACCGCGGTCGCCCTGGTCAACAGCCTGCGTCGCAAGTTCCCCGCTGCCGGCTCGGGCGCGCTGAGCGAGGCCCTGGAGGTCTTGTTGCCATGTTGGGGGCGCTTCGAGGACTGGGGCGGCGTGATCACCTTGATGCGCGCCGTGCCCACGCAGCGCAGCCTGAGCATCGTCGAGTTCGCAAAGCGCATCGCGGAGTGGCTGGCGGAAGAGGAAGACCTGTTCGACGCGCTTCGAGACTTCACTCGCGTGGAAGGCTCCGGCGTGCACACCGTGGACGAGGTACTGCGCCTGCTGCTGCAGCTACGTCGCGAGCGCCCAGCCGGCGCGGAGGCCCATGAAGCTTCGTGAGCGCGTGCTGCAGGGCATCGCCGCAGGCAAGCCCGGCACCGGCCCGCTGACGGTGCACGTGGACGTGACCAACGCCTGCAACGCCGCGTGCATCACCTGCTGGGACCATTCGCCTTTGCTGACGCAGCCGCGCTCCGCACAGTGGAAGCGCATGCGCATGGAAGGCGCGGTGTTCCGTCGTTTGATCGAAGAGCTGGACGCCCTGGGCTCGCTGCAGGCCGTCATTCTCTCGGGCATGGGCGACCCACTGGTGCACCCGGAGATCTACGACTTCGCGCGCGTGGTCAAAGACCGCGGCAAACATCTCACCCTGCTCACGAACCTGGTGGCGGCGGACATCGAGCGCCTGGCCCTGTCCCAGGTGGACCAACTACTGGTCGGGGTGCACGGCGCCAGCGCGCGCAGCTACCTCGCCTTCCACCCCGGATTCACCGAAAAACACTTCAACGAGCTGTGTCGCTATTTGCGCGTGCTCGCCCAAGTGGGCACCACCATGCGCTTCGTGAACGTCATCGACAAGGACAACGCTCACGAACTCTGTGACATGGTGCGCTTCGGCAAGGAGTTCGGCGCCGCGCGCGTGAACTTCAAACTGGCGAGCTTGTACGCGGGAACCGAAGCTTGCTCCGTGGACGCGGACCAACTGCGCACCCTGGCCAACGAGTCCATCTCCGAAGCTCACGCCCTTGCCGAGCGCCTTGGCGTGCAGACCAATCTGGATCTCTTCGAGCAGCAGGTCGCCGCCGCCCAGGGCAGTCCTCGCGCCACGACGCCCATCGCGGACGTCGGATGCTACATGGGCCACGTCTACACCCGCATCACCGTCGAAGGCGATGTGCTGTACTGCTGCAACACCCAGGTGCGAGTCGGGCACCTGGACGACGCGCCCTTCGCCGAGTTGTGGCAAGGCGCCGCTTGGCAGGCTTTGCGCAAACGCCTGGCGCTGGGCCAGTACTTTCCCGGTTGTGACAAGTGCGGGAAGTTCGAGCAGAACGTGAAATGGTCCGAGCGCGTCCGCGCCGCCGGTATCGACGCCGCGCCGGCGCCCCGCGACGAACCCGTGCGCCTGCGGGTGGTGTCATGAGCGGGCGGCAGCCGACGATCGAGTGGCAGGTCGCCGGCGCGTGCAACTACGACTGCTCCTACTGCATCCAATCCGCGCGCTACCGTCGCGGTGCGCCGAGTCGGGACGCGCTGGCTCGCACCATCGCCGCCTTCGCGGCGTTGCCGGGCAACTGGGAAATCAAGTGCAGCGGCGGTGAGGCCTTCGCGCACCCGTTGTTCCTCGACTTTGCCGTGCCCGAGTTGATGGCCCACAGCCCTCACGCCATCAGCGTGCTGACGAACTTCTCCGCCAATCGGCAGGAGCTGACGCGCTTCGTCGAGCTCACCCGTGGGCGACTCCGCGTCTTTTCGGCGTCGCTGCACTTGGAACACGTGAGCTTGCAGGACTTCGCCGACAAGGCCGCATGGTTTCGCGATCAGTTGGAACCCACTGTGAGCTTCGTCGTCAACCAAGTCGTACTGCCCGGACGCGAGGATCAAGCTGGGGCAGCCAAATCCGCGCTCTTGGCGCGTGGCATCAAGTGGTTTCCGCAGCTCTACAAGATCAAAGGCGGCGTATACGACTACGAGTCGCCGGAACGCCTAGTGCCGCTGCTCGGCAAGCGCCCGGGCCCCCGCGACGCGAACGTCGCTCCCTCCTACCGCGGTCGTCTGTGCTACGCGGGCGTGGAGTATTTCGTCGTGGACAAGGACGGCGGCGCCTGGGCCTGCCGCACCGCGAAGCGCCATGGCCACGGCTTTCTCGGCAACGTCCATGATGGCGCGCTGGAACGTTTGTCGGCACCGGCGCCGTGTCCCTACGACATCTGTCCCTGCACCGTCCCCGCCAATCGCGGCATGATCGCCGGCGTAGGCGCCGGCACCCCCGACAATGCCGATGCCGACGGTCGTGCCGCTGCCGATGCCGACGGTCGTGCCGCCACCTCCGCCGACGCAGCCACCACCGACGCAGCCACCTGCACCGAGGCCGACGCGTTCATAGAGGCAGCAGGAGCGGCGATATGAGCGGCGTCACACCGCCCTACCCGCTCGAAGGCGTCGCGTCGTGGAACATGAACACGACCTGCAACTACCGCTGCAGCTACTGCACTCAACGTTTTTTGGAGGACCGCGCGACCTGGGCTCGACAACTACCAGCCTTCGTCGACGCATTCCTCGCGTTGCCCGGCGACTGGGAAATCAAGCTCTCGGGCGGTGAGCCCTTCCGACACCCCGACTTCTTGGTCGCCGTGGAGAACCTGGCTCGCGGCGGCCGCCGCGTCAGCGTCGTCACCAATTTCTCGGCGGAGCTGCCCGAGTTGCTCGAGTTCGCGCGCCTGACCGCGGGGCGCCCCGGGCTCATCTCGGCGTCCCTTCATCTGGAGTACGTGAGCGCCGACGCCTTTCTGCAGCGCGCGCGCCAAGTCGCGGCCGAGCATCGCGGCGGCTTTTGCGTGACCTGCGTCGCGACGCGCGAGAACCTGCCGCGGCTCACCGAGCTCCGCGAGCGCTTCGAGAACGCGGGCCTTGCCTTCAAGGTGCAGCCGGAAAAGCAAGATCGCGACGTCATCGACTACACCCCCGCGGAGCGCGAACAGCTCCTGCAACTCGGCGGGCACAACGGCACGGGCCGCATCGATCCCAACTTCGAAGGGATGCCCTGTTGGGCCGGCAGCCGCTATTTCATCGTCGACCATCGCGGCAACGCCTTTCGCTGCTATCCCGCGCGGCGCTACCGCAAAGAGTCCCTCGGCAATCTGCTCGACGGCAGTTTTCGCCTGACCCCGGGCGCCACCGCCTGCGGCTATTCCTATTGCAACTGTACGGTGCCGCAGCAGCGCGGCATGGTCGCTGGCGTCAGCGACGGACTTTTCCCCTCACCCACCCAGGAGGCGAGCGATGTTGGCCGGACGAATGAAGCGTAAGCACTTCCTTTTGCTCGGAGGGCTAGTCACCTTGTTGGTCCTTGGCGGCGTGGCAGCCGCAGGGGTCGCCGGTGGTTTCTTCATGGCGCAGAGTTCCACCAGCGAGAGCCCCAAGTCGACGCCGACGCCGATGGCGCCCGAGCCCGTGCTGAATCCCCAGATCGCGCCCGTGGCAGCCCCCGCGCCCGCCGCCGCAGTGAATGGCCCGAGCGAACGCGACGTGGACAAAGAAGTCATGCGCTTCGCCTTCCGTCCCCTCGGCAGCGACAAGCTGAAGGACGTGACCAAAGGCCGCCCCTACAAGGTGAACCTCTACCAGGACAGCGGCAAGTCGCAGATGAACCGCGCCAAGGTGGATCTCAATCGCAACGACAAGTGGGACGAGAAGTGGACCTTCGACGGCCCCAACATCACTCGCGAAGTCGCGCCCGCGGACGACGAGAATTACACCGAGAAGTACATCTGGAACGGCAAAGCCTGGGCCAAGCAGTAGCGCGGGCGACGAAAGCGATGTACGCAAGCGGCGTCTGCGACCGCGCCGCACACCGGGCCACGCCCCTGGCACCAGTTTGGGTTGGGTCTCGCCTCACTGCGCCGCGGCCAGCGCCTCCCACCATCCGCGCCGCGCCCGCTTTCGCCGCCTGCGCAGCGTGGGCGCGTCGCGCCCCGCGGGAGTAGACGAACCTGACACAGCGAGGCGAGACCCAACCAAAATGAAGGACGAAGAAGATCCACAAGAAGGCCGGAAGCACGGAAGGGTTGGGGACTGTTCCCTTCCTCTCATCTTCCGCCCTTCCGATCTTCCTGTGCCCTCTTTCCACGGCGCATGTTCGTTCCGGAGCTGGCCACACGCCTTGACGCTGTCGAGCCACGGCCACAGGTACGGAGGCGACGAAGGGCAACGAGGGAATGACGATGCTGCGTTATCGATTGTTGGGCAAGAGCGGGCTGCGAGTGTCGGAGCTGTGTCTGGGCACGATGAGCTTCGGGGAGCAGTGGGGCTTCGGTGCCAATGAAGTAGAAAGCCACGCCGTGCTGGACGCCTACGCCGAGGCGGGTGGCAACTTCTTGGACACCGCCAACAAGTATCACGGCGGTCAGACCGAGGAGATCTTGGGTCGTTGGCTGCAGTCCCGTCGCAGTCAGATGGTGCTCGCGACCAAGTACACCTTGAGCATGGATGCACAGAACCCGAATGCCTCGGGCAACCATCGGCGCAATCTGGTGTCGTCGGTGGAGGCGAGCTTGAAGCGCTTGGGCACCGACAGCATCGACTTGCTCTGGGTTCACGCCTGGGACGACTACACGCCCTACGAAGAGACGATGCGCGCCCTGGACGACATGGTGCGGAGCGGCAAGGTGCTGTATGTGGGCATCAGCGATGCGCCCGCTTGGATCGTGAGCGCCTCGAACGTCCTGGCGGAGCTGCGCGGTTGGAGCGCGTTCGTGGGTTTGCAGATCGAGTACAGCTTGTTGCAGCGCGACCCGGAGCGAGATCTCTTGCCCATGGCTGAGCATTTCGGGCTCTCGGTGTTGTGCTGGGGGCCCCTGGGCGCCGGCGTGCTCACCGGCAAGTACACACGCGCGGGAGCGGAGAACGACTCCCTGCGCAAACAGGGCAACGAGCAGCGCGGTCGCACCTCCGAGCGCAGCCTCGAGGTAGCGCGAGCAGTCGACGCCGTTGCCGATGAGCTGGGCGTGACGTCGGCGCAAGTTGCCTGCGCCTGGGTGGCGCAGCACGGCTATGGTTTCATCCCCATCGTGGGCGCGCGCAAGGTCTCGCAGATCCAGGACTGCATCGGCGGCGCCAGCGTTCGCTTGAACGAAGCGCAGTTGGCGAAGCTCGGCGAAGTCAGTCGCATCGAGTTGGGCTTTCCCCACGACTTCCTCGCGGCGTCGGGCGTGCGAGATCTGGTGCGCAGCGAGGTGCGCAGTCGGATCGATGGGCGGCCGGGACAGCGATGATGGTTCGAGCGGGCGGCATTGCGATCGGCCTGCTGCTACTCGGTTGCGGCGGCTCCGAAGCGATGGGCCCCAAGTACCCGGAGCCGAAGTTCGTGCTCGCGGAGAGCCCGACGCCGCGCGTGCGCTGCGGGGGGCGCGCCTATGCGGTTCCGCCCCTGACCTGCCGCGAGCAGATTGGCGAGACGCGTGTGCGAGTCAGGCTGGACGACCAGTTGGGCAACGGCTTTCGTATGATCGCTGCGGGCATCGCGATCGACGGGCAAGTCCTCTACGACGCAAAGAACGACGCGCTGGCAGACGCAGAGGGCACTCTGCTCTACGAAGGGACGATCTTCCCCGGGGAGCATGAGCTCGAGGTTGCACTGGAGTTTCGCGGGAACGGCGCCGGAGTGTTCGCCTATCTGCGCGGCTATCGCTTCAAGGCCAAGACGCAGCACACGTTCGAAGTCCGCAGTATGGAGATCTTGACGTTGGATTTGGTGGCCTTCGAGCGAGGGGAGAGACCTCTGGAAGAGCGTCCAGCCATCAGCGTGCGTACTTCGCCTCCAGGGCGGTGAGCACTGCGCCGATCGCGGGCCGCTGCTCGAAGAAGCTCGCCATCGGGTCCGGGCGCTCGGCCAGCCGCAGCGGGACTGTGTGCAGCGTGTACTGCGCAGGATCGAGCGCGGCCGAGAGCTCGTCCCAGGTCAGAGGTGTGGATACGCGCGCGCCCGGCATCTCGCGCACGGAATAGGGAGCGACGATCGTGCGACTGCGGCCCGTCTGCCCCGTGTCGACGTAGACGCGCGCGCCGCGCTCGCTCACGCGGCGTTCCATGGTGGCAATGTCCGGATGCGCAGCTACCAAGAGCCCACCGAACAGCTCCGAGAGCGCACGGGTCACGTCGAAGGGCACCTTCGGCCCCACGGGCACCAGCACGTGCAGTCCGGTCTTGCCGCTGGTCTTGGGGTAGCCCCGGAGCCCGACCTCTTCCAGGAGTTCTTTGAGGGTGAGCGCCAACGTCACGGCTTCGCGCAGGGAAGCGAGGGCTACGTCGAAGTCGACGGTGAAGAAGTCACCGCACGTGAGATCCTGTTTGCGGCTGGCCAGCACGTGAATGGGAATCGCGCCCAGATTGGCGATGTGCACCAGGGAATCCACGTCGTCGATCAGGAACACGGACTTCTCGCCGCGGTGTTCTACGTCCTCGTCGTCCCGCAGCTGCAGCGTGGACACCCATTCCGGCGTGCTCTCGGGGGGCCGCCACTGGTAGAAGCTCTTGCCGTGAATCCCGTCGGGGTAACGCACCAAAACGACCGGACGGTCCTTCAGGAACGGCAGCATCCACGGGGCCATGGTTGCGTAGTAGTCGACCAGATCGCCCTTGCTGATGCCGTCCTCGGGGAAGAAGATCTTGTCGCGGTTGGTGACGGCCACGCGCCCGGAGAGCTCGCCCGCCAGCGGTTCCACGATGATCGGATCGTCTCCCTGCGAGGGGCGAACTCGACATGCCGTCGGAACGATGTCCTCACGAACACCGCGAAACACCGGGAAGCGCAGGGCACCATCCGGACTCCATTCCGCAAAGCGCACGCTCACCACCAGCTCAGGACGCACGTGATGGAAGCTTTGCTCGTTCATCTCCAACTCGCGAAAGCCCGTCGCGGTTGGCTCCAGTGAGGCCAGCGGCTCGAGTCGCTGAAGCAAGTCCTTGACGATGGCGCGCGACATGCCGCTGCCGACGCGCCCTCGCACTCGGAGCGCGTCACCTTCGTAGCTGGCCAGCACCAGAGCGCCGAGGTCCTGACGCTCGCCCTTCCCCTTGTCCCAGGCGACCACCACGAACTCGTCGTCCCGTTCGCACTTCACCTTCACCCAATCGTCCGTGCGCGTCGGCCCCGGCCGATAGGGCGCACTCGCACGCTTGGCTACGACGCCCTCGAGGCCCTGCTCTTGACACATTTGGAACAGGGCGTCGCCGTGCCCCTGCAGGTGGTCAAGCACGCGAATGATGCCCTTGCCGCGCACGAGCTGGGCGAGCAGCGCCTTGCGGGCGAAGAGCGGCAGCCCGGTCAGATCGTGGCCCGCCAGGTGAATCAAGTCGAAGACCAGGTAAACCACCGGTACCTCGGCTTTCACGCTGCTCACGTCGATGGCGCGACGCGCTTGAATGCGGCGAGCGACGCGCTGAAAGCTCGGACGTCCCTGCTCGTCGAAGGCCACGACTTCGCCATCGAGCACGAAGCTGTCC
The nucleotide sequence above comes from Polyangiaceae bacterium. Encoded proteins:
- a CDS encoding radical SAM protein, giving the protein MKLRERVLQGIAAGKPGTGPLTVHVDVTNACNAACITCWDHSPLLTQPRSAQWKRMRMEGAVFRRLIEELDALGSLQAVILSGMGDPLVHPEIYDFARVVKDRGKHLTLLTNLVAADIERLALSQVDQLLVGVHGASARSYLAFHPGFTEKHFNELCRYLRVLAQVGTTMRFVNVIDKDNAHELCDMVRFGKEFGAARVNFKLASLYAGTEACSVDADQLRTLANESISEAHALAERLGVQTNLDLFEQQVAAAQGSPRATTPIADVGCYMGHVYTRITVEGDVLYCCNTQVRVGHLDDAPFAELWQGAAWQALRKRLALGQYFPGCDKCGKFEQNVKWSERVRAAGIDAAPAPRDEPVRLRVVS
- a CDS encoding radical SAM protein, which encodes MSGVTPPYPLEGVASWNMNTTCNYRCSYCTQRFLEDRATWARQLPAFVDAFLALPGDWEIKLSGGEPFRHPDFLVAVENLARGGRRVSVVTNFSAELPELLEFARLTAGRPGLISASLHLEYVSADAFLQRARQVAAEHRGGFCVTCVATRENLPRLTELRERFENAGLAFKVQPEKQDRDVIDYTPAEREQLLQLGGHNGTGRIDPNFEGMPCWAGSRYFIVDHRGNAFRCYPARRYRKESLGNLLDGSFRLTPGATACGYSYCNCTVPQQRGMVAGVSDGLFPSPTQEASDVGRTNEA
- a CDS encoding aldo/keto reductase; the protein is MLRYRLLGKSGLRVSELCLGTMSFGEQWGFGANEVESHAVLDAYAEAGGNFLDTANKYHGGQTEEILGRWLQSRRSQMVLATKYTLSMDAQNPNASGNHRRNLVSSVEASLKRLGTDSIDLLWVHAWDDYTPYEETMRALDDMVRSGKVLYVGISDAPAWIVSASNVLAELRGWSAFVGLQIEYSLLQRDPERDLLPMAEHFGLSVLCWGPLGAGVLTGKYTRAGAENDSLRKQGNEQRGRTSERSLEVARAVDAVADELGVTSAQVACAWVAQHGYGFIPIVGARKVSQIQDCIGGASVRLNEAQLAKLGEVSRIELGFPHDFLAASGVRDLVRSEVRSRIDGRPGQR
- the ligD gene encoding DNA ligase D produces the protein MPTRKVSTKKRSGSAAPPETAGTSVQRGTTQKSRSYRDKRDPLTTNEPFDAEQERRSGATRSGRFVVHLHDATRQHFDLRIEVGGVLMSFAVPKGPSLDPADKRLAVNTEDHPLSYLDFEAVIPEGNYGAGGMIIWDLGRVTYLEGTAEQGIERGKIDFSLSGFKLSGRFGLIHTGARGNRSEANHWLLVKKQDDHATTDAKLDERSVVSGLSVQELTNLAAIQGAIAAAAEASGARRGAAPAPNVSPMLCSSESVDLADPQRYYELKLDGARILGERQGESVALRYRNGRSATASYPEIARALAHLPADSFVLDGEVVAFDEQGRPSFQRVARRIQARRAIDVSSVKAEVPVVYLVFDLIHLAGHDLTGLPLFARKALLAQLVRGKGIIRVLDHLQGHGDALFQMCQEQGLEGVVAKRASAPYRPGPTRTDDWVKVKCERDDEFVVVAWDKGKGERQDLGALVLASYEGDALRVRGRVGSGMSRAIVKDLLQRLEPLASLEPTATGFRELEMNEQSFHHVRPELVVSVRFAEWSPDGALRFPVFRGVREDIVPTACRVRPSQGDDPIIVEPLAGELSGRVAVTNRDKIFFPEDGISKGDLVDYYATMAPWMLPFLKDRPVVLVRYPDGIHGKSFYQWRPPESTPEWVSTLQLRDDEDVEHRGEKSVFLIDDVDSLVHIANLGAIPIHVLASRKQDLTCGDFFTVDFDVALASLREAVTLALTLKELLEEVGLRGYPKTSGKTGLHVLVPVGPKVPFDVTRALSELFGGLLVAAHPDIATMERRVSERGARVYVDTGQTGRSRTIVAPYSVREMPGARVSTPLTWDELSAALDPAQYTLHTVPLRLAERPDPMASFFEQRPAIGAVLTALEAKYAR